The genomic stretch TTTAAAGTGTCATTTTCTGCCCTTGTCTTCAACTTTTCAGAGTAAACGATACAATGCTCAAGTGATTCGTTGATGAAATGTTTCCCAACAATTGAATTCCGAATTATGGTCCATTTACATCAAATTTCAGTAACTACAACAACTTCCCTGTTTTTGCATTGTTTTGTGTCCATATGGATTCCTGAATTCATCTCTTCTTATCTTGCAAATGCTATAAAAGGTAAGCATACCATTTGTTTCAGCATATTCTTAATTTTCAACTAAACTCCCACTCATTTAGATCTTGCATTCTGAATTTTGATACTAAGCTGATACAGAATTTCCAGCTCTGCACTTCAATTTCTGCAGATTTCCAAAGCTAAATGAAAGTTGACCCTAACTTCAGTTCCCGAAATTCCAAGCTGTTCACAAAACTTCTTCTCACAATCAATTATATCAATTATTGGAactaaaacacacacacacagccAACAACTTCCACTGCTTCATCTTTTCTGCAGAATTCAAGCACACAAAAACTCACTCAAAGAATGAACATCTCCCCCACACTCAATCTTCATCCACATCTTGGTCAAGTTAATTCATCAAgaaattaatccaaaactctcaatgaaataaaagaaatatgacaagcaaatagaattaagaattagaatgctagatgagaatttttcaagaagattgtgaggaaaggaattggaaagtatgaaggggaacaaaattgatttaatcctcaatttccatgcataccAATGTTATTGagactttgaaaagaaattaagcaagttctagagttcaattgctatgagtgcatgtcacacatgAGAAATAATAGAGTGTAGGctaaaagtggtcctctctaggtattttcatgcaaACAAGCCCAATTGATCAATAaggaatccaccaccattttaaccaatatcatgcaagaaaagcatccaatcatgttaaatgacctaaaattgatgatcaaatttaagaagcttttaccatcttaaaaatattactagaaaattcccatgaagaattttattcaaattaaaatactatgtactaaacaaaatgcaatatatgaaagcaaagtgtggaagtaaaatgcaattgctaagtatgaaactaaagaaacgtatgaagcaagaatttattaacaaagcatgaattaaaatgcaaaataaagctaaattagaaccaactcccctttcattccggtggtcgaagaagatttagcaacaaaatccacaccggaAATAGAGTAATCGTGGTtgcaatcaatttctttttattcttcatttttcccttcaaaactttttctggaggtcggaggcggttcagttcaagcatccactccgggagcttgtattctcctacaacatcattaaaagagaatccctcccacacgcatgtagggtaagaaaataggagaatattagtgtgggtagaaaatttagcaaggaatgaatcacaactaatgaaatcaataaatggtacctctattgaattttctgatgaatcacaaaaaatactcaccttaTCGTGTTGAAAAATACCttgagtggtgattgttacctcattctcatcaagatatggctcaagctcttgttcttgtgaatgttcatcctcatgtagtgattcttgagtgcttggctccatagcacaagtccctacacttacatcttcaactcttggtgattcttgaggtaatacttccagtaagcactcccctacacttaaatcatcttcaaaaacgtgttcagaacctgaatcactatcaacatcttcaacaacaaaatcattaggatcagaaatttgtataattacataatcatcacaaaaaatattagaaaaatcatgtgaattaatggaagtagggtcaggcctgacagaatcgctactttccatctttccactggagttttgtgcttgcggctgattaatagatgatgtaatttgatctaattgaatctgtatgttctgaattcttgaaaattgttgctcttgatgttcgatcatttgctgcatcatctccctgagtttccatgttgattcatccatctgaggatcgttttgttgaaaaggttgtggtaaaaaatttgttgaaacttcttggaaaccatatgaactctggtaggtaggatatggctcaataaatggtccttgtgcactttcatacctgaaacatgaattatccacccaattagcattaaaaccatttgaaaatgactcatacctattttgttgatccaaatttgggtaaaactgatactcagattgaaaacactgataactctccattcaacttccaaaattctgaaaatatggatccatgctaaagaaatctcctgttcttcactacaacactagaaatcaatgttagaagactctagagcataaagtttcaaacacatgaaaacatgaacagtaaaagcacttaaaaattcaagaataaaccaacatgaaaattcaaaaagaaataagcaatcaaatcaatcaacatgctaacaaataaaatcaatcaatgcatcaatctaaaataaacacacactactaattacttccccggcaacggcgccaaaatttggcgtcggcctttttgcatgtcacaaggcgctccaaattaataaagattggaaactcaCTAAACATAAAGACAAGcattgtagtaaggagtcccaagtcgtatttttccaaggataactagtcaATATGTATACATATCTAGAATTGATTTCAAATTGAGTTATCACATCCACAAGATCAAGCTAGCACTTCCATTTGATTCACAACTCAAACTAAATTCTTCTATAATCAAGAATTAAATCAAACAAGGTTCATTCTCATCTTCACATGATACACTCATCTCAACAACTTTGTATCAATTAAATTTGGATTCTTATTCATCCACAATTCAGAAACACAAATACAATCAACAATCAAACTCATAGAACCCAAATTAGCATTCCATTCACATCTATaattaaattcaacaatcaatctCAAACAAATTAATATTGAATAGAAGTAACAATCAAAACTTAAGGCAAGCATTCAACACTTAAACAAGATCACAATCCACAATAGATCCAATGAAGAGAATTAAGACTAGCTAACCAAATAACCtaactaatcaactaatgttaatccaAGCATCTAATTTAAAACACAAATCGGttagcaactaatccagtagttaATCAAGATTCGGATTGCAGAAGTGCAGCAAAATTAGATCACAGTACCAAATTGCAAACTAAACCAAAACAAAGAtgaaattacaaagctaaactatCAGATTTGGTTCCAAGTaagaaaatcaaaacagaaattgaaattgcaaaggtaggtatcagatctgaagatctgagcaaagtttgaacacaattcaaagacaagataaagaaaaacaaaacctaAACATTCCTAATCCGAATCCAAGCTCAAACCTCCACAATCTGCTGTGAAACAGACAGaatgctctcggaacccctataagcattcaacaacaatctCTGAGCTTCCAGCTATTACCAGGTGATGATCACAGCATCTTGGAAACCTCCTTTTAGCTCACATTTCTCTAATAACCTCACCTGCCGAAGAAAACAGAGCTCAGGTTCTGTTGAGTTTACaaactggatcgattggccaaatCGACACAAGTTTGCTGCGGAATGTAGATCGGAAAACGTCCAGTAGCTCTCAGGAGACCTCCCTCTAAGAtctggtggatgcgaagatcgCCGATTGGGAGACCTCCACAATCGGAATCGCGGCGATGAAACAGAACCCAAAGCGCAATCGGGAGACCTCCTTTCAAGCTCTCTGCcctcggaagatgaacgccggcagctgATGATCGTCGTCGTCGAAGAAATCTAGCTCACGGATCTGGATCTAGGAATGGGAGCGTCGGCGTCGCGGCGAAGAAGATGAAGGCACTGTAGAGAAATCGCGAACCGAGCTCAAgtgttcctgtagcttctcgcgggATTTAAACCCCTTCTCATCTGATTGGACGGTCTAgaacaatccgggccttgatcaacggctggatgaagtcagatctggatcaaaacttctggatattcATCAATGAACGAGATCTGCTCCttattaggtcggatggaccagatgcttgacggatggctcagatctctccaatcttcaatggacggttcataatgctccaaggtttgatcgcctcattaagcccttgatttgagcccaaatgcggtctgatttgatcgagtccatgacccttttgatgcctacaaaatattaaacaaatattagcatcaaataccataattataagccaatttgtaattaagtccaaattcaaatgcaattatgaaatatgatgtaaatgtgagattaagctataaaaagaccattaaaaatgcgcattatgaatcaagataatatagccaaaatcatggttatcacagcTATAATGGCAGATTATGCAACGAAATGTGGATGCTCTACCAAATGCAAAAGGAAATGATCCTACAACTCGACCACCAACAGATCCATCTAATAATTAGATAAACTTGTAGAGAAAAGTTTCTTTAAATTATGTTGCCACTTGTTAATGCTATTGTGTTGTGTTGTTTTGGGGTATGCACATTTTTGTAAAAGAAGTTCGTACTTGTTACTGATATGGTGGTGTTTTggggtatgcagatttttgtaaaTGAATTTCTTATTGGTTTTGTGACTTGAAAGATTAAATATGAATGTTTTGTTGGTTAATCTAttagtattttaattttattgttgaATGTTTTGTATTGGTTTTTaaaaattaggaattcaaaatattttgtaaaaaaatatttgaataatGGAATGATTATAGGAGCTTCATTGGGGTCCATCATTCGAAACAGgaatggttttaaaccgttgcTAACACACTTATCAGAAGCGATAAATAAATGATCCAGGTAAACAAATTTAGAAGCAACTTAATAACTGCTCCTAAACATGACACATAGGAGTGGTTACAAACTGCTGCTAAATTACTTCCAGAGCGGTTTCAAACCACTCCATTGTTTAACTTCTGAATCGGTTAAATATCAACTTCTACTACCTACCAACAGAAGTGGTCATTAACTACATTTGTAGTGGTTAGCAAGTGTGGTTAGCAGGCGCATCAAACTGCATTTGGATCGGTTAAGGGCAACTGGTATTACAACCCACCAAGGCGATTGATAACCGCTTATATAGAGACATCAGCAACAGTTGTCTTGCGTTTACCACCGGTTGCTATAACCGATGCCATTGATGCTAGGAGCTAGTGTAGGCTGTTGGATCGGTGAAGTAACCGATTCAAAAGCTTTATGATCGGTTGAAAACCACTTCTATAGTTTGTTAAAACCGCACCTATAGACCTATTTTTTTATAATGTGTGTTCCAAATTGTTCATTGAGACAACATATTATCAATGAACTTCATAATAAGGGGAACTTTTGTCGTGATAAGACACTGACTCTTATCTCTGTTAACTTTTATTGGCCCAAGTTAACTAGTAAAGTAACTTACTTTGTAGACAGATGTTATGTATGCCAGTGATCTAAGGGTATTTTCACCAATGTGAGATTGTACACTCCTTTTTTTGTTCTTGAAGCTCCTTGGTTAATGTCAACATGGATTTTATATTGGGATTATCCTGCACACAATGAACCTTgaattttattcttgttgttgTTGACAGGTTTTTAAAGATGACAAAATTTTGTAGCTTGCAAGAAGACTATGGATGCTGTCAGAATTTCCCAACTTTATTTCAAGGAGATTGTGTGTTTACATGACATTCCTCAATCTATGGACCATGACTTTAGACCATTATACCAAGTTCACCCATTTTTGGAATAGCTTATAGGAAAACTAGAAACATAATTGACTTTTGCAGTTCCTATCACCTCCAGATAGATAGTCAAACTAAGATGGTGAATCAAAATTTAAGCAATCTTCTAAGATGTCTAACAAGAACTAAGCCGAAGCATTGAGACTTGGCATTACCTTAAGCAGAGTTTGCCCATAATAGATCAAAAAATAATACTACTAGTTTAAGCCATTTTGAGATTGTCTATGGGTGAACCTCATCCAGGGTTTTCGACTTAGCCCCTGTTCCATACTTAGGACAATTTAGTTCTAAAGCAGACGAGATGGCAAAGCATCTTTGGGGTATTCATGAATAAGTGAAACTGACAATTCTTAAGAGCAATATCAAGTACAAGACTCAAGTTAATAGTTATTATCGTCAGATACTTTTTGAGGTCAGATATTTTTTCTGGATTATATTAACTCATGATTGTTTCCCTGTTAATGAGTATAATAAGCTGAAGGATTGGAAGATTGGATTGTGTGAGATATTGCAAAAGATCAACGACAATGACTACAAATTGCATCTTTCTAGTCATTTGAAAACTTCTGATGTCTTCAATGTGAAACACTTGACTCCTCATTCTATGGATACTGATGATACTACTACAAACTTGAAAACGAGTTATTTTCAACCTAGGGAAACTAATGCAGGACCGACATAGAAGTACCCAATCTTCAatgggtcataacttttgactcgggacTCAAAATAAAGCTATGTCTATGCTTACACGTAGCTCTCTCAAAGATCTTTATTTGTTACTAGGTGGAACCCGTAACTGCCGAGTTGTGGGTCCAAAAAATATCGTTTAGTACCTTTTAAGAGCTATCAAACgtcttttttactatttttagtaatttctatttttatgatatttaagatatttttggTATGTCGAGTATTTATGGATAAGGTTTATCTATATAAGCGTCTTGTTTAACTATTTGAGAGATTATTTCTATATcgaataaagttttttttttttggtaaaacctAGAGAATAACATGTTTCTCTTTGTTTTCGACAGTTTCTCTTGCTTTCTCCTCAAATTCCCCTTTTCATCAGTTCGTAGGATAATCACTATCCTGTCGAACATTAATTATAATACAACATGCTATTAACCAATACTTGTGCATATATTGTAATAGCTATGATTCGTAATtgctataatataatattgactGTTATTAATTGAGTTGAACAGGATCTCACTGGCAAGGTCGATTTTAGGCATAGGTCATTAAAGTCTATGCATAGGAGTGTAATTTTTATTAGGgcccattatttttattatattaaatatatttttaagtatatttttttttaagagaaGGGAAAATTATAGAGCATACGGGATAAAGGATTTGCATAATCTCATTCTCTGATCAAAACTTTAGATTTTACAAAGATCTCATTATAGTTTTAACAAATAGAGTCATAAACGGACTCTCtttttaacattttaaatttatttttaattatgtatATTATTTTATAAGATCTAATCCATTCTGCTTCAATATCTCTGAACTCTAACATTCTCTAATTGTGTTTCTCATTCGTTGGTGATACTCTCTTTGCTGATCGATAAGAatatgaattagaaattttttatccatacaatgcaaaataaaaatattaattttttttttcgaacTTCCCCTCTTCCCCTTTTCCATCTCCCCCTCTCTATGCTTTTCTCGCTCGTtgaaattggagaagagaaatcgTACCTAACGTTGTCACACTGATTAAGTTGGTGTTACTATGCTCTTTGCTTTATTAAGTCTGTATTATATCCGATCAAAATAAAAGATTTTGTTATTTTTGAGTAGTGAATTAGATATCTCTATCATTTCACTTCATTGATAgacattaagtttaatttttatttagataCATTCATTATCGTATATCTTTTAATTTTACCTTTGTCTTCATTCTATCATTTATCATTGTCCTAGACCAAGAGGATGACATGTGTCAATGGGCCAGACTACAGACGATGCTTAATAGGCCTGGACATTGTCCTAGACCAAGAGGATGACATGTCAATGGGCTAGACTACATGCTTATTAGGCCGGCTCGACCTGAGCACGGCTGACACATTAAATAGGCCAGCCCAACCCGAGCCATGGTCCGTCAATTCTTCTCTAATTACGAGCAAGACTGAAAGAATAGAACTGCTTTCGTGAATTCACGTAACTCTTGAGTCGTACTGGATAGCTGCCGTGATTCACTTATCATATTTACAATGCAATAATGGAGGAGGATAGGATCTGATGAGGAATAGCACAGACATTCAGTGGCACGGGGGAAAGCTCACTTCAGTGGATGGAGGAGCCCTCCCTTCCCTGTATGGCATACTCAGTGGAGATCAAGTGGTAGTAGTGTCTTTTTTGCTCTTCCCGCATAGCTATTAAAAATATTAGTAAGCTTCAGAGATATTAGAATGCAATGTTCATTGAGTTATTTAATACAACAAAAATTTCCTTTCATTCTTGATGCGATGATAAGGAAGAGCCTACTTGACATGGGTCAATTACCATAGAGTAGATCAAAGTTAAGACAGTTAATACCAGGACTTAAGCAAGGCTCGTCCGCATGACCCGAGCGGGAAGTGGCTACATCGGCCGATCAGAGGAACCAATGTTCGGTTGGCCGTCTGGATGAACCAGTGTCTGGTCAGCCCAATCAGCAGGAGAGCAGGCCATCATTGCACGTATTAATAACTAatcgataaaataataaaagaggaaaagactgAATACTtaataaggagaagagaaaataaaaaagaacattCCATCATTGAATGCAACGAAGCCAAGACAAAAATAGTCTTCTACCGATGATTAATACTAGTTCCATGAATGTAAAAAGTCAAGGCAAAGATGTCTTCTATCGGTGATTAATATGGAAGATGGAAGGTCATtaagaaaagtaaaaaagaatATGCTAAGTATGAAGAAAGTAAGATTCATCTATGCCCCTATTATTTTCAATTTCTCTTCTTctgtttctaacttgagcgtcggaaggtcaACGTAGACCCCTTCCCTGATTTGATTTGTTTTGCAAAGAGGAGCGAGGTCTTCACCTAGTCAGCAGAGTCACCACCTCCCCAGCTTTTCAGCTTCACACCTCGGATaagatccaaaaaaaaaaaaattaaactatgcATGACACATCAAAGTCCTACAATTTCATTCCTTGAATTGTCAAAATTCAATCTTTAACTACAAGCAGATTACTAACAAGTAAAATGCCAAGTTGTCAAATAAGATTCATCACAAAGTTTCAAGCAAGCCATAGCATCAGCTTTCCATTTGCAACAGCTCAAGGAAGAACAATGAAATGACTGCTGCTAGGAACTACAATAATTACATTCTGCAGCCATTTCACCATCTTCTGTTTCTATTTCTATCTCTATTTCTCCACAGCTTCCTGTTTACTGCTATCTGCTCTGTTTTGGATGTCTGAAATTTTTGATTGATCACCATTCACATCTCTGTTTTTCTCTTGGGTTGTCAGTGAATCCCCATTCGTAGCTGAAGATCCTTTGAGGGGTTTCTGCTCCATCAGTTTGTTCTTCAGGTTTGGCTTTTCCTCCCTTTGAGTTTGCATCTTTGTTGTATTCATTTCTTCATGAACGACAGGTGTTTGATTTTGTGAAACTGTAGAATTAGTAGGATCCAACTTCATTGTCAGGTTAGCTGGAGATGCAACCAACTCTACAGATACAGTAGTAGAGTTCTTCTGGAAATAGATCTTATGGTTGGAAAAATATGTCGAATTTGCTACCAATTCACCTGCATCTGTTGACTGTGTATCAAGTGGTTGATCCTCATTTTTTGATTCAACTGTTGTCCTGTTTTGGAAAGAGGTAATGTCTGGGATTGGAGTTCCAACTCTGGTTGAAAGTGTATCATTACCAGCTGTTGAACTTCCTTGGTGACTaatacttgaattttcttcctttgTGGCATCCGATTCATTCCTGTTGAAGTTCTTCATTCCTCCATGTGATTCAGAATGTTGAGTCTCTTGTACCTTCTCTTTCACATCATCGGTTCCGTGCTCCCTGCGGTTCTTCGTCATTGCAATTCCAAATTCATCCTTTTGGTATCCTTCAGGCACATCTCTAatctctccatctttcttcttcttatCGTCTGATTCACTGGATGCATCGTCGGCCTTGAAGCTTCTTTCTCCTGATGCCTGAGAGGCTTCTTGGACAGTATGAGCTACTTCACTAGATACATCGTcttctttaaaacttatttctcGAGCCTTATGAACTGCCTCATCATCGTCATCCTCGAGTTCCTCATTGGATCCACCTCCGTCCTCGATTTCTTCCTGCTTAATTCCATGTCCTGCCTTCATAGAACCATTCTTCACCTCTTCATCGCCCTTATCCTCCCCAACGCCCTCTACTTCAGCTATGTGAGGCG from Zingiber officinale cultivar Zhangliang chromosome 5B, Zo_v1.1, whole genome shotgun sequence encodes the following:
- the LOC121983811 gene encoding uncharacterized protein LOC121983811; this encodes MDLSRRLSMLRQVSSRNQRGKVGLKMKNVLQICLLIAICIWLLYQIKHSHDKKETFKETNANGGGRLFDIRAFGQKDPPHIAEVEGVGEDKGDEEVKNGSMKAGHGIKQEEIEDGGGSNEELEDDDDEAVHKAREISFKEDDVSSEVAHTVQEASQASGERSFKADDASSESDDKKKKDGEIRDVPEGYQKDEFGIAMTKNRREHGTDDVKEKVQETQHSESHGGMKNFNRNESDATKEENSSISHQGSSTAGNDTLSTRVGTPIPDITSFQNRTTVESKNEDQPLDTQSTDAGELVANSTYFSNHKIYFQKNSTTVSVELVASPANLTMKLDPTNSTVSQNQTPVVHEEMNTTKMQTQREEKPNLKNKLMEQKPLKGSSATNGDSLTTQEKNRDVNGDQSKISDIQNRADSSKQEAVEK